In a single window of the Dreissena polymorpha isolate Duluth1 chromosome 3, UMN_Dpol_1.0, whole genome shotgun sequence genome:
- the LOC127874424 gene encoding multiple epidermal growth factor-like domains protein 11 encodes MERTGLLICIGLLGYFHGISAAALGAACTADADCTAPATADTKCQNSVCRLLATKSCTGNTDKCVANAECGTGSLCVCKTGYAASAANLCLASLGTTCAAVADCDTTTVTGTICDTQVSAPVCAIGAGSSCTGQTTKCVSGATCSTVGTLCSCNTGYKRLFENTCYLCSGTAGVVASVALIFALLGTAVF; translated from the exons ATG GAACGGACCGGTTTGTTGATCTGTATTGGTTTGCTCGGATATTTCCACGGCATAAGTGCTGCGG CATTGGGAGCGGCATGTACAGCGGACGCCGATTGCACCGCTCCTGCGACTGCCGACACCAAATGTCAGAATTCCGTTTGCAGACTGC TGGCAACGAAAAGTTGCACTGGCAACACGGACAAGTGCGTTGCCAACGCAGAGTGCGGAACAGGAAGCCTTTGTGTGTGCAAGACGGGGTATGCAGCAAGCGCTGCTAATCTCTGCCTAGCAA GTCTAGGGACAACATgcgctgctgtagcagactgcgATACCACCACAGTAACCGGAACAATCTGTGACACGCAAGTGTCTGCGCCTGTTTGTGCGATTG gTGCGGGTTCATCATGCACCGGACAGACAACAAAATGTGTAAGCGGTGCGACATGTTCAACAGTCGGAACACTGTGCTCGTGCAACACCGGATATAAAAGACTATTTGAAAACACGTGTTATTTATgtt CTGGAACTGCCGGTGTTGTTGCCTCAGTCGCGCTGATATTTGCGCTTCTTGGAACAGCAGTTTTCTAA